Genomic DNA from Shewanella woodyi ATCC 51908:
GGAATGGGTGAGCCACTACTGAACCTAAAGAACGTGATCCCTGCAATGGATATCATGTTAGATGATTTTGGTTTCAGCCTCTCTAAGCGCCGAGTGACGGTATCAACTTCAGGGGTTGTACCAGCATTGGATAAGTTAGGTGATGCTTTAGATGTTGCTTTGGCGGTAAGTATTCATGCTCCTAATGACGAACTGCGTGACGTGTTGGTTCCAGTCAATAAAAAGTATCCTTTAGAGGAGTTTTTAGGTGGGATCCGCCGTTATATTGCTAAGTCGAACGCTAACCGAGGACGTGTAACTGTTGAGTATGTCATGTTAGATCATATCAATGACAGCACAGACCAAGCCCATGAATTAGCTAAATTAATGAAAGATACCCCCTGTAAGATTAACCTTATTCCGTTTAATCCTTACCCTGGTTCACCTTATGGTCGCTCCTCTAATTCTCGTATCGATCGTTTCTCCAAAGTATTGATGGAGTACGGTCTAACAGTGATTGTTCGCAAGACTCGTGGTGACGATATTGATGCTGCTTGTGGTCAATTGGCCGGTGATATCAGAGACAGAACTAAGCGTTTAGCGAAAAAACGCATGCAAGATAGCCAAATATCGGTCACAATAAACTAACTCATTGTAAATTGTAGATAGATAGGCTTGTCAATGAAGCACGGACTGCCCCAAAAAATCGCACTTACCATACTTCTTTCGAGTATGTTGAGTGCCTGCGTGTCACAAAGTACTTATACTGGAACCGACGTTCCTGTGACCGAAAGGGAGTTCGACAATGTCTTGGCCGCGCAGAAGCGTGCACAACTCGGGTTAACCTACCTGCGCAAAGGTAACAGCCAGCAAGCTAAGTACAATTTAGATAAAGCTGTTGAGTTTGCCCCGAATATTCAAGATGTACACATATCAATGGCTTACTACTATCAAACAGTCGGTGAGCTTGAAAATGCCGAAGACTCCTACCGTAAAGCCATTAATGCGAGAGACGCCAGTGGCGACGGGTTAAACAATTTCGGTGTGTTTCTTTGTCAACAAGAGAAATACAAAGAGTCTGAGAAGATGTTCCTTAGAGCGGTCAAAATGCCCAGTTATACTCGCTCAGGGGACAGCTATGAAAATTTAGGGATCTGTAGTCGTAAGGCTGGAGAGATAGAGAAAGCGCGTAAATACTTCAGTACCGCACTTAGATACAATCCCAGAAGTGGAAGCACTCTACTTGAATTAACAGAGATCGAGATTGAGGAACATAACTATCTCGATGCACGTGCGCAACTTGCACGCTACCATCGTGTCATCGCCCAATCTGCCGAAAGTTTGACCTTAGGAGTTGAGATTGAGCGGGGCTTAAACGATGAAGAGGCCGCCAGAGAGTTTGGCATATTACTTTTAGCTAAGTTTCCCTCATCTATTGAGGCTAAGCGATATCGAGCCAGTATGCACTGATGACAAATAAGAAAGTCGATATGCTCAAGGATGCAGCAGACAGTAATGAGACCCCAGACATATCCGAACAGATGACGCTCGGATCCCTGTTAAAAGCCGCCCGTGAAGAGCAAGGGGCGAGTATTGGCGATATTGCGGGGCAGTTGCATTTGCGACCTTGTATCGTCGAAGACATAGAAGCTGACAATTTTGGCGACATCGCCTCAGCCATCTATGTGAAAGGGTATGTGAAAAACTATGCCCGAATCGTTCAGGCTGATGCACAAGCGATACAAGCTTGCCTAGATATTCAACTCCCCAAGGCCAGTGCGCCTGAGATGCAAAGCTTCTCCCGTAAAACAACACGTCAAGCTCGTGATGGACGCCTGATGTTTGTCACCTATCTGATCGCCTTTATTTTATTAGCTCTACTGGTTTTATGGTGGGTGCAAAAATCTGATACTCAAGCCAGTGTCGATTTTTCAAAGCCTACGATGGAGGAGATGGCAGAGTCAATACAGGAGCCATTTTCGACAAAAGCCTTACCCGATCCAACTCTAGAGCGAGATTCTGGAATAGAGAGCTCTGGAATTGAAAGCTCAGACACCGGGCTGAGTATCAATAACTCAGCGATTAATAGCGGTGTTGTCCACAGTAACGATATTGATGATTTGTCTCCTGAAACGGTTAACGTTGAAAGCAGTGATTTGGCAACGACAGTGGTTTCTACTGAGCAGCTACCAGTATCGGTGCAAAGCGAGATTGTGCAAGATCTCCCCTCTGTCGACAGCTTAGGTGCATCAAGATTAAGCTTGAGCTTAGTGGCTGACTGCTGGATCAACGTCAAAGATGCCGATGGCAAAGTACTCATTAATGATCTGAAGAAAGCGGGCAGCTTACTTGAAGTTAAGGGACGTGAACCTTTTAAACTGACCTTAGGTGCACCCCAGGCTGTGACAATTAAGCTAAACGAAGAGAGTATCAGTTTAGCTGATTATGCTAATGGGCGCGTTGCCAGATTTAGCTTGCCTTTTGCCGAATAAGACTCCAAGCCTGAATCAAGATATAATGATGCTGTGTTAACACAGCATCAGCAAGTAACAGACATATAGAGTAAACAAGATGTACAACGAAAACCCGATTAAAAGACGTGCTTCAACCCGTATCTATGTAGGTGACGTTCCTATTGGTGATGGTGCACCAATTGCAGTCCAATCGATGACCAACACCTTAACGACTGATGTTGATGCCACTGTTGCTCAAATTCGTGCATTGGAAAACGTAGGTGCGGATATTGTACGTGTCTCTGTGCCGACTATGGATGCCGCTGAAGCGTTTAAACTGATTAAGCAGCAGACCAATATTCCTCTGATCGCCGATATTCATTTCGATTACCGTATTGCACTTAAAGTGGCTGAATATGGCGTAGACTGCCTGCGAATTAACCCAGGTAACATTGGCAATGAGTCTCGCATTAAAAGTGTGGTTGAGTGTGCCCGTGATAAGAATATCCCTATTCGAATAGGTATTAACGGTGGCTCTTTAGAAAAAGATCTGATGGACAAGTACAAAGAGCCTACGCCAGAGGCGCTGCTTGAATCTGCGATGCGTCATGTGGATATCCTAGATAGACTCAATTTTGATCAGTTTAAAGTGAGCGTTAAAGCATCTGATGTATTCCTTGCCGTTGAAGCGTATCGTTTGCTAGCAAAACAGATAGTGCAGCCACTTCATTTAGGCATAACCGAAGCAGGTGGTTTACGTTCAGGCTCTGTTAAATCTTCCGTAGGACTTGGGATGCTGCTGGCCGAAGGCATTGGTGATACCTTGCGTATTTCATTGGCCGCAGACCCAGTTGAAGAGATTAAAGTGGGCTTTGATATTCTTAAATCGCTGCGGATCCGTTCTCGCGGGATTAACTTTATCGCCTGTCCATCGTGTTCTCGCCAAGAGTTTGATGTTATCAATACGGTTAATGAGCTTGAGCGCCGTCTCGAAGATGTGATCACACCTATGGATGTCTCTATCATCGGTTGCGTCGTTAATGGCCCTGGTGAAGCCTTGGTTTCAGATATTGGCTTGACTGGAGGCAATCGTAAGAGCGGTTACTTTGATGATGGCGTTAGACAAAAAGAGCGTTTCGATAACGATAATATCGTCGATTCTCTTGAAGCTAAAATAAGGGCGAAAGCCTCAATCATCAATGGACGTATTCCGGTACAAGATCTAAATAAGTAAGTAACGAGTTATTCACTAACGCTGAGCTCTGTCTCGGCGTTTTTTGTGAGTTAATCACAGCCTGTTTAGCTATCCTACTCGCGCTCGATAAAGAGCGCCTTGAGGTCGCTTAGGTATAGAGATATACTGCACCGCGCTGTTAAATTTAAAAGTTAAATCGGACGAGTCTATACCGTGGCAAAACAGATCCAAGCAATTCGCGGAATGAATGATATTCTGCCTACCCAAAGTCCTCTATGGCAAAAACTAGAAACTGTATTAAGAGAGACTGTTGCCGCCTACGGTTACAGCGAGATCCGTACGCCTATCGTTGAGAGTACCGACCTTTTTAAACGCTCAATCGGTGAAGTCACTGATATCGTAGAAAAAGAGATGTACACCTTTGATGACCGTAACGGTGACAGCTTAACACTTCGCCCAGAGGGAACAGCGTCAACGGTACGTGCCGGCAATGAGCATGGTTTGCTCTATAACCAAGAGCAACGTCTTTGGTATATGGGCCCTATGTTTAGACACGAGCGCCCACAGAAAGGTCGCTACCGTCAATTTAATCAGTTTGGTGTTGAAGTTTATGGCATCGGCACTGCCGACGTCGACGCCGAAGTCCTGATGCTTTCTGCCCGTTTATGGGAAAAGCTTGGCATTAAAGAGCATGTCACACTTGAGTTGAACACCTTAGGTGACCCAGCTGAGCGTGCCACATACCGCAGCGCCCTTATCGAGTTCTTAGAGCAGTTTAAAGAGCAACTTGATGAAGAGAGCCAACGTCGCATGTACACCAACCCACTGCGTGTTTTAGACACCAAGAACCCTGAAGTTCAGGCGTTATTGGTCGATGCACCTGAGTTGATGGACTTCCTCGGTGAAGAGTCACGAGCACATTTTTCACATTTATGTGAACTCTTAGACGCTGTTGGTATCCAATACGTCATCAACCCTCGCTTAGTGCGTGGTTTAGATTACTATAATCGTACTGTTTTTGAGTGGGTTACCTCTAGTTTAGGTTCACAAGGAACCGTACTTGCAGGTGGACGCTATGATGGATTAGTTGAGCAACTCGGTGGTAAAGATACACCTGCTGTTGGTTTTGCTATGGGATTAGAGCGTATCGTTTTACTGCTTGAAACATTAGAGTTAACCAGTGATATCCCTTCAACTGTCGATGTTTATGTGACTGCGATGGGCGATACAAGTAAGATTGAAGCGATAAAAATTGCTCAAACCTTAAGAAGTGAGTTGCCTAACCTTAGGGTTATGAGTCATTGTGGCGGCGGTAACTTCAAGAAACAGATGAAGCGCGCGGATAAAAGTGGTGCCCAGATCGCACTGGTTATAGGTGAAGATGAACTTGCCAATAACCAAGTTGCAGTCAAGTATCTCCGCGAGAAAAAAGAACAAGAATTAGTTGCACGTGATGGATTAGCAACTTATATCGCCAAGCAGATTTAAGAGGAAGATTGCGTGGAAATTTATAGCACAGAAGAACAACAAGTAGATGCTATCAAACAGTTCTGGAAAGATTATGGAACTTCGATTGTCGTTGGTGCAGTAGTCGGTTTAGGCGGCCTTTTTGGTTGGAACTACTACTCAGAACATAAGATCACTCAGGCTGAATCAGCTTCAGAAGCTTTTCAAGCTATGAGCGCTCCAGCTTTAGATGAAGCGGGCATGTTAGCTGCTGCAGAGACTTTTGCTAAAGAGCACAGCCAAAAAGGTTACCAGTCTCTGTTATCGCTTATTGTTGCTAAAGCGGCAGTTGAATCAGGTGATTTAGAAAAAGCCGAAACTACACTGAAAAGTGTGATTGCGTCGGCTGCGGATACTAGCTTAGTGATGGTTGCCACTATCCGTTTGGCTCGTGTTCAAGCTGAGCAAGGCCAGATTGCCACTGCAATTACCACGTTAGAGCAAGTATCAGATCCTGCATTTACAGCACAAAGAGATGAGCTTAAAGGCGACTTCCTAGTGCG
This window encodes:
- the pilW gene encoding type IV pilus biogenesis/stability protein PilW; translation: MKHGLPQKIALTILLSSMLSACVSQSTYTGTDVPVTEREFDNVLAAQKRAQLGLTYLRKGNSQQAKYNLDKAVEFAPNIQDVHISMAYYYQTVGELENAEDSYRKAINARDASGDGLNNFGVFLCQQEKYKESEKMFLRAVKMPSYTRSGDSYENLGICSRKAGEIEKARKYFSTALRYNPRSGSTLLELTEIEIEEHNYLDARAQLARYHRVIAQSAESLTLGVEIERGLNDEEAAREFGILLLAKFPSSIEAKRYRASMH
- a CDS encoding tetratricopeptide repeat protein, with the translated sequence MEIYSTEEQQVDAIKQFWKDYGTSIVVGAVVGLGGLFGWNYYSEHKITQAESASEAFQAMSAPALDEAGMLAAAETFAKEHSQKGYQSLLSLIVAKAAVESGDLEKAETTLKSVIASAADTSLVMVATIRLARVQAEQGQIATAITTLEQVSDPAFTAQRDELKGDFLVRKGDAEQAKAAYQAAVDNGGATASPALQMKLDNLNKA
- a CDS encoding bifunctional tRNA (adenosine(37)-C2)-methyltransferase TrmG/ribosomal RNA large subunit methyltransferase RlmN, which produces MSEKKINLLDLDRKGLRALFTEMGEKPFRADQLMKWIYHFGVSDFDEMNNINKALRAKLNARCEIVAPEISSFQKSEDGTIKFAINVGQGQEVETVYIPEDDRATLCVSSQVGCALECTFCSTAQQGFNRNLTVSEIIGQVWRVADFIGFVKETGERPITNVVMMGMGEPLLNLKNVIPAMDIMLDDFGFSLSKRRVTVSTSGVVPALDKLGDALDVALAVSIHAPNDELRDVLVPVNKKYPLEEFLGGIRRYIAKSNANRGRVTVEYVMLDHINDSTDQAHELAKLMKDTPCKINLIPFNPYPGSPYGRSSNSRIDRFSKVLMEYGLTVIVRKTRGDDIDAACGQLAGDIRDRTKRLAKKRMQDSQISVTIN
- a CDS encoding RodZ domain-containing protein, translating into MTNKKVDMLKDAADSNETPDISEQMTLGSLLKAAREEQGASIGDIAGQLHLRPCIVEDIEADNFGDIASAIYVKGYVKNYARIVQADAQAIQACLDIQLPKASAPEMQSFSRKTTRQARDGRLMFVTYLIAFILLALLVLWWVQKSDTQASVDFSKPTMEEMAESIQEPFSTKALPDPTLERDSGIESSGIESSDTGLSINNSAINSGVVHSNDIDDLSPETVNVESSDLATTVVSTEQLPVSVQSEIVQDLPSVDSLGASRLSLSLVADCWINVKDADGKVLINDLKKAGSLLEVKGREPFKLTLGAPQAVTIKLNEESISLADYANGRVARFSLPFAE
- the hisS gene encoding histidine--tRNA ligase; protein product: MAKQIQAIRGMNDILPTQSPLWQKLETVLRETVAAYGYSEIRTPIVESTDLFKRSIGEVTDIVEKEMYTFDDRNGDSLTLRPEGTASTVRAGNEHGLLYNQEQRLWYMGPMFRHERPQKGRYRQFNQFGVEVYGIGTADVDAEVLMLSARLWEKLGIKEHVTLELNTLGDPAERATYRSALIEFLEQFKEQLDEESQRRMYTNPLRVLDTKNPEVQALLVDAPELMDFLGEESRAHFSHLCELLDAVGIQYVINPRLVRGLDYYNRTVFEWVTSSLGSQGTVLAGGRYDGLVEQLGGKDTPAVGFAMGLERIVLLLETLELTSDIPSTVDVYVTAMGDTSKIEAIKIAQTLRSELPNLRVMSHCGGGNFKKQMKRADKSGAQIALVIGEDELANNQVAVKYLREKKEQELVARDGLATYIAKQI
- the ispG gene encoding flavodoxin-dependent (E)-4-hydroxy-3-methylbut-2-enyl-diphosphate synthase, which produces MYNENPIKRRASTRIYVGDVPIGDGAPIAVQSMTNTLTTDVDATVAQIRALENVGADIVRVSVPTMDAAEAFKLIKQQTNIPLIADIHFDYRIALKVAEYGVDCLRINPGNIGNESRIKSVVECARDKNIPIRIGINGGSLEKDLMDKYKEPTPEALLESAMRHVDILDRLNFDQFKVSVKASDVFLAVEAYRLLAKQIVQPLHLGITEAGGLRSGSVKSSVGLGMLLAEGIGDTLRISLAADPVEEIKVGFDILKSLRIRSRGINFIACPSCSRQEFDVINTVNELERRLEDVITPMDVSIIGCVVNGPGEALVSDIGLTGGNRKSGYFDDGVRQKERFDNDNIVDSLEAKIRAKASIINGRIPVQDLNK